The Dermacentor albipictus isolate Rhodes 1998 colony chromosome 2, USDA_Dalb.pri_finalv2, whole genome shotgun sequence genome has a segment encoding these proteins:
- the LOC135899908 gene encoding translocon-associated protein subunit gamma, giving the protein MAGGRKLTKEEELLLQDFSRNVSTKSSALFYGNAFIVSSIPIWLFWRIHQMDLYQSSIIFAVMTIACTWLIAFAYKNVKFVLKHKVAPKREDAVNREIMKKLSDDKKMSKKEKDERILWKKNEVADYEATTFSIFYNNALFLALIIVTSFYILRAFSPTMNYVLSVGGAAGLLALFSTGSQ; this is encoded by the exons ATGGCAGGCGGTAGGAAGCTAACGAAGGAAGAGGAGCTTTTGCTTCAAGATTTCAGCCGGAACGTGTCGACCAAGTCTTCCGCACTGTTCTACGGCAACGCCTTCATCGTCTCTTCCATACCAATAT GGCTATTTTGGAGAATCCACCAGATGGACCTGTACCAGTCGTCCATCATCTTCGCGGTGATGACCATCGCTTGCACATGGCTGATCGCATTTGCGTACAAGAACGTCAAGTTTGTCCTCAAGCACAA AGTTGCTCCAAAGAGGGAGGATGCTGTCAACCGAGAAATCATGAAGAAACTCTCGGACGACAAGAAGATGTCCAAGAAGGAAAAGGATGAGAG GATATTGTGGAAGAAAAACGAGGTGGCTGACTACGAGGCGACCACTTTCTCCATCTTCTACAACAACGCCCTGTTCCTGGCGCTCATCATTGTGACGTCCTTCTACATTTTGAGGGCATTCAGCCCGACAAT GAACTACGTTCTGTCTGTCGGAGGCGCTGCAGGCCTGCTTGCGCTCTTTTCAACTGGCTCCCAGTAA